The region CTTCCTATCGTTCGAAGAGTATGTGATCTTCTGAGAGAAATCGGCGGAGATTGTCTGTATCTTGTCGTATTTCTCCCCCACCTTTTTCAGGATATCACTACCACCCAAGGATAGACTTGTCAGAATAACGAGAAAGCAGACGACCAACTTCATAGCTGAATTTGCCTCTCCTCGCTGACCAGAACCTCTCTCGCCTTACTTCCAGAATAGGGGCCCACAATCCCCTGCCGCTCCAGCTGGTCTATCAGTCTCCCAGCCCTCGCATATCCAATCCTCAAGCGCCTCTGGAGCAAAGAGACTGAAGCTATCTTGTGCCTGACAACCAGATTCTTGGCGTTCTCAAACAGTTCGTCAAGCTCTCCATCCCCTGAAAGATAACTTCTCTTACTCTCTTGCTCACTCTGAGCCTTCTCATCCAGTTTCGGATAGTATTCCATGCCGTAGAATGTGGAAAAAGCCTCTTCTTCGTCCATCAACTTTTCTGATGCCAACTTCTGAGCGAGAGACAAGAGTGCCTCGCGCCTTCCGGGCGTGCGCCTGTCCACTATGCTGTCCACCACATCTTCTTCCATGACAATTCGAATCACTTCAGACACTTTGTCTTTTGGAAAGAACCTAGCAAGCATAGTGGCAAGATGCTTACGCGACCACAGTCTAGCTATCCTTTTGGCTTCTTGAGTGGAGATGTAGGCTCCGTGTATTCTGACTGGCTCGCCCTTGCCAGGGGGAAGGAAGAGCATGTCCCCCCTGCCCAGCAGCTTCTCTGCTCCGTTCATGTCCAGTATTGTCCTCGAGTCTGTTTTGGAGGCAACCTGAAACGCGATCCTGGCAGGAAAGTTCGCTTTTATCAACCCCGTTATCACATCCACTGAAGGTCTCTGAGTAGCGAGTATCAGATGAATTCCAACGGCCCGGGACATCTGTGCCAGTCTGGTAAGAGTCTCTTCTATTTCTGTGGGAGCAGTAATCATCAAATCTGCAAGTTCATCAACTATGATGACTATGTAGGGCTTCTTCTTCGGCATCTTGTTGTTGTAACCTTCAATGTCTCTCACACCGACCGTGGCGAACTCTCTGTATCTCATGTCCATCCAGATGATTACTTCTTTCAACTGGTCAAGGGATTTCTTGGGTTCGGTCAGGACAGGGGTTATCTGGTGTGGAACACCATTGTATACCGGCAGTTCAAGTCTCTTCGGATCAATCATCAAGAACCTTACCTCTGATGGACTTGCACCGTAAAGAATGGAAGCAACCATCGAGTTGATCGCCACAGATTTCCCAGAGCCTGTTGCTCCTGCTATGAGCAGATGAGGCATACGTGCTACGTCTGAGACTATCGACTCGCCGGCAATATCCTTACCCAATGCGATAGTGAGTCTGGATTTAGACGCGCGATAATGGTCAGACCCCAGGACATCCCTGAGGTACACATCAACTTTTCTCTTGTTCGGAATCTCTATGCCTATGGCTGCCTTGCCAGGGATCGGCGCGACTATTCTTATCCTTTCAGCCTTCATGGCGAGAGCAAGGTCGTCTGCAAGGCCAGCAACTCTGCTCACCTTCACGCCTGCGGCAGGTTCAAACTCGTACCTGGTTATCACCGGTCCTGCTGCAACATGAACGACTCTTCCACCTATTCCATAGTCCAGGAGTTTCTTTTCCACCCTCTCGGAATTCCTGCGGAGGTCTTCCTTTGTCTCAGCAGGCGCAACGGGCGGTGGTTCGGCAAGGATGGACAAGAACTCTTCCTGGTACTCATCATCCGCCAGCTCACCAGTCAAAGTCGATACAGGCTCAGGAACAGCCTTCCTTTCTTCCGAAACCTGGGGTCTCGTCTCAACCACCTCTTGAGGTAGGTCCACCTGGGTTGACTTCTGCTTTTTTTTGTTCGCCCTCTTTGGCTTCGCCACTGTCGGATATCTGATCTTTATGCGACGCCTCTTAAGTGGACCAATTATCCAGTTGATGCTATTTCTGACCTTTTGCTCGCTGGAAAGGACAGCCACCATAAGCCCACAACCAACCACGTACGCACCGACCTTGCCAAAAACCTTGAGGAAAAGGTCAGCCAGAAAGCCGCCAAGCTCACCAGCAAATCTGAACGCTTCAGTCTTGACGGGTGGCGGTACGATGGATATGAGGAGGGCAAGAAGAACAACAACAACCACTGACAGAATCGTCCTCTTGCCAAGCACTTCCATATCCCATCCTCTCATTCTGTTAGCAGTCCAGACAAGAAGGCTCAAGGGGACCATATACGCAAAATACCCAAGAACACGAAACAACCAGTGGGCTGTGAGAGCACCAAACACACCGCCGAGACTGCTGACTGCGCCACCCGTTACGGTTTTTGGATAATCTAATGGTGAGTACGAAATGAGACTCACAAAAATGAGAATGGTCAGAATAAGAAAAAGGAAGGCAAGGACCTCCCTTTTCCTTTCACTCGACGTCTTCAAAAGAATGTGCCAGAGCACCTTGAAGAAGAAATACCCGGCAGCCAGACCCAGGGCTCCACCAAGAGCGTAGAAGGCAACTCTGACAACTTGCCTCGTCATCCTCCCTTCACCTCCCAGTTCATCATACCCCAGCGTGTGTCGTTATGTCAAGGGAAAACTGATCTTAGCAAGGGAATCTACACTTCGGGCTGTACGCTGTACGAACTTGTTAATCGTGCCAGGTAACATAAGGCTTCTGGTCATCAGAAAACAGGGAGAAAAAAGTCCTTGTAAAGAATAGTGTGAGATGGTAGCATGTCCATTCCGCTGCCGGAACATACTAAACTCATAGGACTAAGGAGGATGAGATGCAAGCGAGAATGGCCAATCTCCCTAATGAAGAGCTCCCAACCAAGTGGTACAACATCCTCCCGGACTTACCTGAACCCCTTCCTCCACCAAAGGATCCCGAAGAGGGACCCTCCAGGGTCGAGAATCTTCCCAATCTCCTGGTTGGTGAATGTCTGAAGCAGGAGATGTCACAGGAAAGCTGGATAGAAATACCTGAGGAACTTCGCGAGCTTTACTTCCAAGCGGGCAGACCGCGTCCTCTATTCAGGGCAGTGAATCTAGAAAAGAAACTGGACACACCCGCAAAGATGTACTACAAGGGAGAGTTTTTCAGCCCCACTGGAAGTCACAAGGTCAACACCGCCTTGGCTCAATGCTACTACGCCAAGAAACAGGGTTTTGAGAGGGTCACAACCGAAACGGGCGCTGGACAATGGGGAACAGCGCTCGCTTACGGAGCAACTTTGGTCGGCCTCAAGTGCACGGTCTTTTGGGTGAGAGCAGTTCACGATTGGAAGCATGACAGGAAAAACTTTATGCAGCTTCTGGGTGCCGAGGTCTTTCCTTCCCCTAGCGACCGGACTAACGTTGGCCGAGAACTTCTCAAGAAGAATCCGAAGCATCCGGGTTCGCTGGGAATAGCCATATCTGAGGGGCTAGAGGATTCCCAGAACGATCCTAATGCCACCTACTGTCTCGGCTCCGTGTTGAATCATGTCCTGCTCCACCAGACAATAATCGGCCTGGAATCGCAAAAACAGTTTGAAATCTTTGGGGATTATCCTGATATCGTAATATCTTGCCTGGGAGGCGGATCCAACTTCGGTGGATTCGCCATTCCATTTGTTGGAGATG is a window of candidate division TA06 bacterium DNA encoding:
- a CDS encoding DNA translocase FtsK, with protein sequence MTRQVVRVAFYALGGALGLAAGYFFFKVLWHILLKTSSERKREVLAFLFLILTILIFVSLISYSPLDYPKTVTGGAVSSLGGVFGALTAHWLFRVLGYFAYMVPLSLLVWTANRMRGWDMEVLGKRTILSVVVVVLLALLISIVPPPVKTEAFRFAGELGGFLADLFLKVFGKVGAYVVGCGLMVAVLSSEQKVRNSINWIIGPLKRRRIKIRYPTVAKPKRANKKKQKSTQVDLPQEVVETRPQVSEERKAVPEPVSTLTGELADDEYQEEFLSILAEPPPVAPAETKEDLRRNSERVEKKLLDYGIGGRVVHVAAGPVITRYEFEPAAGVKVSRVAGLADDLALAMKAERIRIVAPIPGKAAIGIEIPNKRKVDVYLRDVLGSDHYRASKSRLTIALGKDIAGESIVSDVARMPHLLIAGATGSGKSVAINSMVASILYGASPSEVRFLMIDPKRLELPVYNGVPHQITPVLTEPKKSLDQLKEVIIWMDMRYREFATVGVRDIEGYNNKMPKKKPYIVIIVDELADLMITAPTEIEETLTRLAQMSRAVGIHLILATQRPSVDVITGLIKANFPARIAFQVASKTDSRTILDMNGAEKLLGRGDMLFLPPGKGEPVRIHGAYISTQEAKRIARLWSRKHLATMLARFFPKDKVSEVIRIVMEEDVVDSIVDRRTPGRREALLSLAQKLASEKLMDEEEAFSTFYGMEYYPKLDEKAQSEQESKRSYLSGDGELDELFENAKNLVVRHKIASVSLLQRRLRIGYARAGRLIDQLERQGIVGPYSGSKAREVLVSEERQIQL
- a CDS encoding TrpB-like pyridoxal phosphate-dependent enzyme; the encoded protein is MQARMANLPNEELPTKWYNILPDLPEPLPPPKDPEEGPSRVENLPNLLVGECLKQEMSQESWIEIPEELRELYFQAGRPRPLFRAVNLEKKLDTPAKMYYKGEFFSPTGSHKVNTALAQCYYAKKQGFERVTTETGAGQWGTALAYGATLVGLKCTVFWVRAVHDWKHDRKNFMQLLGAEVFPSPSDRTNVGRELLKKNPKHPGSLGIAISEGLEDSQNDPNATYCLGSVLNHVLLHQTIIGLESQKQFEIFGDYPDIVISCLGGGSNFGGFAIPFVGDVLKKGKKIKFIAAQSKVAPNLQGEYKYDFADHAEITPMLKMYTLGHKTDMAPIKGDGLRYHGCSPIISLLRKHGIVDTIAYPQDEKYVFAKARTFMECEGYLPAPESAYSIACAIDEALKCKESGEKKTIAFNVSGHGFMDIPGYREVLSLE